The following coding sequences lie in one Arabidopsis thaliana chromosome 3, partial sequence genomic window:
- a CDS encoding Ypt/Rab-GAP domain of gyp1p superfamily protein: MRSVAAAAAAAAAASKPSNPLVAFEHKRDAYGFPVRPQHVQRYREYADIYKEEEEERSDRWSSFLEDHVESTELPTNGSSENIHAPFSESEKEKEKELNKGPGEDLHTDKLGSDVTPDNASEEEGHPDAEKNVHRVQLWTEIRPSLRSIEDLMSIRVKKKGDLSKSEQEAPKVKISPSFDDAKSSKGASDIDSEDEFYDVERSDVQDGSSSDGTGVSGIPVAADASPLSTCPWKEELEVLIRGGVPMALRGELWQAFVGVRKRRCKDYYQNLLAADGSVNTIEQEDMQHVDDKGSSTESIAVVEKWKGQIEKDLPRTFPGHPALDDDGRNALRRLLTAYARHNPSVGYCQAMNFFAALLLLLMPEENAFWALIGLIDDYFNGYYSEEMIESQVDQLVLEELVRERFPKLVHHLDYLGVQVAWVTGPWFLSIFMNMLPWESVLRVWDVLLFEGTRVMLFRTALALMELYGPALVTTKDAGDAVTLLQSLTGSTFDSSQLVLTACMGYQNVHEIRLQELRSKHRPAVIAALEERSKGLQAWRDSKGLASKLYNFKQDPKSVLVDSKASLSNGSLSRSESGSSNADEVLVSLTGDGEVDSVQDLQAQVLWLKAELCKLLEEKRSALLRAEELEIALMEIVKEDNRRQLSAKVEQLEQEMAEVQRLLSDKQEQEGAMLQVLMRVEQEQKVTEDARIFAEQDAEAQRYAAQVLQVVTRLPWSRVTH; encoded by the exons ATGAGGAGCGTTGCCGCCGCCGccgctgctgctgctgctgcttctaAGCCTTCTAATCCTCTCGTCGCCTTTGAGCACAAGAG GGATGCATACGGATTTCCTGTCAGACCTCAACATGTGCAGAGATACAGAGAATATGCTGATATTTACAAG gaagaagaagaagaaaggtcgGACAGGTGGAGCAGTTTCTTGGAAGATCATGTTGAATCGACTGAGTTACCTACAAACGGATCTTCTGAAAATATTCACGCACCGTTTAGTGAAAgtgagaaggaaaaagaaaaagaattaaacaAGGGGCCTGGTGAAGATCTGCATACTGACAAGTTAGGTTCTGATGTAACTCCTGATAATGccagtgaagaagaaggacacCCCGATGCAGAGAAGAATGTTCACAGAGTGCAATTATGGACTGAGATCAGACCGTCTTTACGATCAATTGAAGACTTGATGAGCATCCGTGTCAAGAAGAAGGGGGATTTATCAAAAAGCGAGCAAGAGGCTCCGAAGGTGAAGATTTCACCTTCATTTGATGATGCCAAATCTTCCAAGGGAGCATCTGATATTGATTCTGAAGACGAGTTCTATGATGTTGAGAGGTCCGATGTTCAGGATGGTTCTTCTTCAGATGGTACAGGTGTCTCTGGTATCCCTGTTGCTGCTGATGCAAGTCCACTGTCTACATGTCCTTGGAAGGAAGAACTTGAAGTGCTGATTCGCGGCGGTGTACCTATGGCTCTGAGGGGAGAG TTATGGCAAGCATTCGTGGGCGTGAGGAAACGACGATGCAAGGATTATTATCAAAACCTTCTTGCAGCAGATGGTTCTGTAAACACCATAGAGCAAGAGGATATGCAGCATGTTGATGATAAAGGTTCAAGTACAGAATCTATTGCTGTTGTGGAAAAATGGAAAGGACAGATAGAAAAG GACTTACCTCGGACATTTCCTGGTCATCCTGCTCTAGATGATGATGGTAGAAATGCTCTACGGCGTTTGCTTACTGCTTATGCTAGGCATAATCCTTCTGTAGGATACTGTCAG GCTATGAATTTCTTTGCTGCGCTTTTATTGCTTTTGATGCCAGAAGAAAATGCCTTTTG GGCACTGATAGGACTCATTGATGACTACTTCAATGGTTATTATTCAGAAGAAATGATAGAGTCTCAG GTTGATCAACTAGTTCTGGAGGAGTTAGTTCGAGAAAGATTTCCTAAATTGG TTCATCATCTGGATTATCTTGGAGTGCAAGTGGCTTGGGTTACAGGGCCATGGTTTCTTTCCATCTTCATGAATATGCTTCCATGGGAAAGTG TTCTTAGAGTCTGGGATGTGCTTCTCTTTGAAGGAACTCGTGTTATGCTTTTCAGAACAGCACTCGCATTGATGGAACTATATG GTCCTGCATTAGTTACTACGAAGGATGCTGGAGACGCTGTTACTTTGCTACAATCACTGACTGGATCAACATTTGATAGCAGCCAGCTAGTTTTAACTGCTTGCATGGGTTACCAAAATGTACATGAAATTAGATTGCAAGAATTGCGAAGCAAGCATAGGCCAGCTGTGATCGCTGCACTTGAGGAAAGGTCAAAGGGGCTTCAAGCGTGGAGAGATTCTAAGGGACTTGCCtccaaattatataattttaagcAAGACCCAAAATCTGTTTTGGTGGATAGCAAAGCCTCATTGTCAAATGGGAGTTTGTCTCGATCTGAGTCAGGATCAAGTAATGCAGATGAAGTGTTGGTTAGCCTAACTGGGGATGGGGAGGTAGATTCTGTTCAAGATCTTCAAGCGCAG GTTCTGTGGTTGAAGGCTGAACTCTGCAAGTTGCTTGAGGAGAAACGATCAGCTCTACTTAG AGCTGAAGAATTGGAGATTGCTCTCATGGAGATAGTAAAGGAAGACAATCGGCGTCAATTGAGTGCCAAG GTCGAACAGTTAGAGCAAGAAATGGCCGAAGTTCAGAGACTCCTCTCTGATAAGCAGGAACAAGAAGGTGCAATGCTACAG GTCTTGATGCGGGTGGAGCAAGAACAGAAGGTAACAGAAGATGCACGAATATTTGCTGAGCAGGATGCAGAAGCGCAGAGATATGCTGCTCAAGTCTTGCAG GTCGTTACTCGCCTTCCATGGAGTAGAGTTACACATTAG
- the PGPS2 gene encoding phosphatidylglycerolphosphate synthase 2 (phosphatidylglycerolphosphate synthase 2 (PGPS2); FUNCTIONS IN: CDP-alcohol phosphatidyltransferase activity, CDP-diacylglycerol-glycerol-3-phosphate 3-phosphatidyltransferase activity; INVOLVED IN: phospholipid biosynthetic process; LOCATED IN: microsome, chloroplast envelope; EXPRESSED IN: 22 plant structures; EXPRESSED DURING: 15 growth stages; CONTAINS InterPro DOMAIN/s: CDP-diacylglycerol--glycerol-3-phosphate 3-phosphatidyltransferase (InterPro:IPR004570), CDP-alcohol phosphatidyltransferase (InterPro:IPR000462); BEST Arabidopsis thaliana protein match is: phosphatidylglycerolphosphate synthase 1 (TAIR:AT2G39290.1); Has 7778 Blast hits to 7778 proteins in 2365 species: Archae - 2; Bacteria - 5045; Metazoa - 114; Fungi - 125; Plants - 120; Viruses - 0; Other Eukaryotes - 2372 (source: NCBI BLink).), which produces MGEEDTATVDQNSFGGGKDSLLRNRHSSPLPSPTQLSSKVITLPTVLTLGRVAAVPILVATFYVDCWWGRTATTSIFIAAAITDWLDGYIARKMRLGSEFGAFLDPVADKLMVAATLILLCTKPMVAVVLGPVPWLVTVPSIAIIGREITMSAVREWAASQNGKLSEAVAVNSLGKWKTATQMIALTILLASRDSSFERLLPSGIGLLYVSAGLSIWSLVVYMRKIWRVLLKK; this is translated from the exons ATGGGTGAAGAAGACACCGCGACGGTGGATCAGAACAGTTTCGGTGGTGGCAAAGATTCATTGCTTCGTAATCGTCATTCGTCGCCATTGCCTTCACCGACACAGCTTTCTTCTAAAGTGATTACATTGCCTACCGTATTAACCCTTGGCCGTGTAGCTGCCGTTCCGATTCTCGTCGCCA CCTTTTACGTTGATTGCTGGTGGGGAAGAACTGCTACGACAAGTATTTTCATTGCAGCAGCCATTACAGATTGGCTTGATGGATATATTGCACGGAAG ATGAGATTGGGTTCTGAATTTGGTGCATTTTTGGATCCAGTGGCAGATAAG CTTATGGTAGCAGCTACATTGATATTGTTGTGCACTAAACCAATGGTCGCCGTTGTCTTAGGACCAGTTCCATGGTTAGTGACAGTACCTTCAATCGCCATCATTGGTAGAGAG ATTACTATGTCTGCAGTAAGAGAATGGGCTGCATCTCAAAACGGCAAGCTTTCAGAG GCTGTTGCTGTAAATAGCTTGGGAAAGTGGAAAACTGCAACGCAGATGATAGCGCTAACCATACTTCTTGCAAGCCGGGATAGCAGTTTTGAGAGACTATTACCGTCGGGTATTGGGTTGCTCTATGTATCTGCAGGGCTCTCTATATGGTCTTTAGTTGTTTATATGAGGAAGATATGGAGAGTACTGCTAAAGAAGTAG
- a CDS encoding Ypt/Rab-GAP domain of gyp1p superfamily protein (Ypt/Rab-GAP domain of gyp1p superfamily protein; FUNCTIONS IN: RAB GTPase activator activity; INVOLVED IN: regulation of Rab GTPase activity; LOCATED IN: cytosol; EXPRESSED IN: 25 plant structures; EXPRESSED DURING: 13 growth stages; CONTAINS InterPro DOMAIN/s: RabGAP/TBC (InterPro:IPR000195); BEST Arabidopsis thaliana protein match is: Ypt/Rab-GAP domain of gyp1p superfamily protein (TAIR:AT2G39280.1); Has 8291 Blast hits to 7654 proteins in 526 species: Archae - 15; Bacteria - 632; Metazoa - 4273; Fungi - 1225; Plants - 609; Viruses - 33; Other Eukaryotes - 1504 (source: NCBI BLink).), which translates to MRSVAAAAAAAAAASKPSNPLVAFEHKRDAYGFPVRPQHVQRYREYADIYKEEEEERSDRWSSFLEDHVESTELPTNGSSENIHAPFSESEKEKEKELNKGPGEDLHTDKLGSDVTPDNASEEEGHPDAEKNVHRVQLWTEIRPSLRSIEDLMSIRVKKKGDLSKSEQEAPKVKISPSFDDAKSSKGASDIDSEDEFYDVERSDVQDGSSSDGTGVSGIPVAADASPLSTCPWKEELEVLIRGGVPMALRGELWQAFVGVRKRRCKDYYQNLLAADGSVNTIEQEDMQHVDDKGSSTESIAVVEKWKGQIEKDLPRTFPGHPALDDDGRNALRRLLTAYARHNPSVGYCQAMNFFAALLLLLMPEENAFWALIGLIDDYFNGYYSEEMIESQVDQLVLEELVRERFPKLVHHLDYLGVQVAWVTGPWFLSIFMNMLPWESVLRVWDVLLFEGTRVMLFRTALALMELYGPALVTTKDAGDAVTLLQSLTGSTFDSSQLVLTACMGYQNVHEIRLQELRSKHRPAVIAALEERSKGLQAWRDSKGLASKLYNFKQDPKSVLVDSKASLSNGSLSRSESGSSNADEVLVSLTGDGEVDSVQDLQAQVLWLKAELCKLLEEKRSALLRAEELEIALMEIVKEDNRRQLSAKVEQLEQEMAEVQRLLSDKQEQEGAMLQVLMRVEQEQKVTEDARIFAEQDAEAQRYAAQVLQEKYEEAVAALAEMEKRAVMAESMLEATLQYQSGQLKAQPSPRQVNQDSSPEPPPSRISLLARPFGLGWRDKNKNTTPEKSPEHVNDEKQSSTEAKETNSEPTETKVQDIS; encoded by the exons ATGAGGAGCGTTGCCGCCGCCGccgctgctgctgctgctgcttctaAGCCTTCTAATCCTCTCGTCGCCTTTGAGCACAAGAG GGATGCATACGGATTTCCTGTCAGACCTCAACATGTGCAGAGATACAGAGAATATGCTGATATTTACAAG gaagaagaagaagaaaggtcgGACAGGTGGAGCAGTTTCTTGGAAGATCATGTTGAATCGACTGAGTTACCTACAAACGGATCTTCTGAAAATATTCACGCACCGTTTAGTGAAAgtgagaaggaaaaagaaaaagaattaaacaAGGGGCCTGGTGAAGATCTGCATACTGACAAGTTAGGTTCTGATGTAACTCCTGATAATGccagtgaagaagaaggacacCCCGATGCAGAGAAGAATGTTCACAGAGTGCAATTATGGACTGAGATCAGACCGTCTTTACGATCAATTGAAGACTTGATGAGCATCCGTGTCAAGAAGAAGGGGGATTTATCAAAAAGCGAGCAAGAGGCTCCGAAGGTGAAGATTTCACCTTCATTTGATGATGCCAAATCTTCCAAGGGAGCATCTGATATTGATTCTGAAGACGAGTTCTATGATGTTGAGAGGTCCGATGTTCAGGATGGTTCTTCTTCAGATGGTACAGGTGTCTCTGGTATCCCTGTTGCTGCTGATGCAAGTCCACTGTCTACATGTCCTTGGAAGGAAGAACTTGAAGTGCTGATTCGCGGCGGTGTACCTATGGCTCTGAGGGGAGAG TTATGGCAAGCATTCGTGGGCGTGAGGAAACGACGATGCAAGGATTATTATCAAAACCTTCTTGCAGCAGATGGTTCTGTAAACACCATAGAGCAAGAGGATATGCAGCATGTTGATGATAAAGGTTCAAGTACAGAATCTATTGCTGTTGTGGAAAAATGGAAAGGACAGATAGAAAAG GACTTACCTCGGACATTTCCTGGTCATCCTGCTCTAGATGATGATGGTAGAAATGCTCTACGGCGTTTGCTTACTGCTTATGCTAGGCATAATCCTTCTGTAGGATACTGTCAG GCTATGAATTTCTTTGCTGCGCTTTTATTGCTTTTGATGCCAGAAGAAAATGCCTTTTG GGCACTGATAGGACTCATTGATGACTACTTCAATGGTTATTATTCAGAAGAAATGATAGAGTCTCAG GTTGATCAACTAGTTCTGGAGGAGTTAGTTCGAGAAAGATTTCCTAAATTGG TTCATCATCTGGATTATCTTGGAGTGCAAGTGGCTTGGGTTACAGGGCCATGGTTTCTTTCCATCTTCATGAATATGCTTCCATGGGAAAGTG TTCTTAGAGTCTGGGATGTGCTTCTCTTTGAAGGAACTCGTGTTATGCTTTTCAGAACAGCACTCGCATTGATGGAACTATATG GTCCTGCATTAGTTACTACGAAGGATGCTGGAGACGCTGTTACTTTGCTACAATCACTGACTGGATCAACATTTGATAGCAGCCAGCTAGTTTTAACTGCTTGCATGGGTTACCAAAATGTACATGAAATTAGATTGCAAGAATTGCGAAGCAAGCATAGGCCAGCTGTGATCGCTGCACTTGAGGAAAGGTCAAAGGGGCTTCAAGCGTGGAGAGATTCTAAGGGACTTGCCtccaaattatataattttaagcAAGACCCAAAATCTGTTTTGGTGGATAGCAAAGCCTCATTGTCAAATGGGAGTTTGTCTCGATCTGAGTCAGGATCAAGTAATGCAGATGAAGTGTTGGTTAGCCTAACTGGGGATGGGGAGGTAGATTCTGTTCAAGATCTTCAAGCGCAG GTTCTGTGGTTGAAGGCTGAACTCTGCAAGTTGCTTGAGGAGAAACGATCAGCTCTACTTAG AGCTGAAGAATTGGAGATTGCTCTCATGGAGATAGTAAAGGAAGACAATCGGCGTCAATTGAGTGCCAAG GTCGAACAGTTAGAGCAAGAAATGGCCGAAGTTCAGAGACTCCTCTCTGATAAGCAGGAACAAGAAGGTGCAATGCTACAG GTCTTGATGCGGGTGGAGCAAGAACAGAAGGTAACAGAAGATGCACGAATATTTGCTGAGCAGGATGCAGAAGCGCAGAGATATGCTGCTCAAGTCTTGCAG GAAAAATACGAGGAAGCTGTTGCTGCACTGGCTGAAATGGAGAAGAGAGCAGTGATGGCAGAGTCCATGCTCGAGGCAACTTTGCAGTATCAATCTGGCCAACTCAAAGCACAACCTTCACCACG GCAAGTTAACCAAGATTCGTCACCAGAACCTCCTCCAAGCAGGATCAGTTTGCTAGCACGGCCATTTGGACTAGGGTGGCGCGACAAGAACAAg AACACAACACCTGAAAAATCTCCGGAGCATGTTAATGACGAGAAGCAATCATCAACAGAGGCAAAAGAGACTAACTCTGAACCAACGGAAACTAAGGTCCAAGACATTTCCTAG
- the GSTL2 gene encoding glutathione transferase lambda 2 (glutathione transferase lambda 2 (GSTL2); INVOLVED IN: protein amino acid glutathionylation; LOCATED IN: chloroplast, chloroplast stroma; EXPRESSED IN: 23 plant structures; EXPRESSED DURING: 15 growth stages; CONTAINS InterPro DOMAIN/s: Thioredoxin fold (InterPro:IPR012335), Glutathione S-transferase, C-terminal-like (InterPro:IPR010987), Glutathione S-transferase/chloride channel, C-terminal (InterPro:IPR017933), Glutathione S-transferase, N-terminal (InterPro:IPR004045), Thioredoxin-like fold (InterPro:IPR012336); BEST Arabidopsis thaliana protein match is: Glutathione S-transferase family protein (TAIR:AT5G02790.1); Has 2794 Blast hits to 2712 proteins in 545 species: Archae - 4; Bacteria - 768; Metazoa - 398; Fungi - 95; Plants - 1147; Viruses - 0; Other Eukaryotes - 382 (source: NCBI BLink).) codes for MSVGLKVSAFLHPTLALSSRDVSLSSSSSSLYLDRKILRPGSGRRWCKSRRTEPILAVVESSRVPELDSSSEPVQVFDGSTRLYISYTCPFAQRAWIARNYKGLQNKIELVPIDLKNRPAWYKEKVYSANKVPALEHNNRVLGESLDLIKYIDTNFEGPSLTPDGLEKQVVADELLSYTDSFSKAVRSTLNGTDTNAADVAFDYIEQALSKFNEGPFFLGQFSLVDVAYAPFIERFRLILSDVMNVDITSGRPNLALWIQEMNKIEAYTETRQDPQELVERYKRRVQAEARL; via the exons ATGAGTGTGGGACTGAAAGTTAGCGCGTTCTTACATCCAACGCTTGCGTTATCCTCGAGAgatgtctctctctcttcctcatcatcttctctctaTCTTGATCGGAAAATTCTCCGACCAGGCTCCGGGAGACGGTGGTGTAAATCCCGAAGAACCGAACCAATATTGGCTGTTGTAGAGTCAAG TCGAGTACCGGagcttgattcttcttcagaaCCAGTTCAAGTATTCGATGGATCAACAAG GTTGTACATATCTTACACTTGCCCATTTGCTCAGCGTGCGTGGATTGCTCGCAACTACAAG GGTCTGCAAAACAAGATAGAACTTGTACCGATCGATCTTAAAAACAGGCCTGCTTGGTATAAGGAGAAAGTTTACTCGGCTAACAAG GTGCCTGCATTAGAGCACAATAACCGAGTATTGGGAGAGAGCCTTGATCTGATTAAGTACATTGACACTAATTTTGAAGGGCCTTCGCTTACACCCGAT GGTTTAGAGAAGCAAGTTGTAGCTGATGAGTTACTCTCTTACACTGACTCCTTCTCCAAGGCTGTAAGATCCACATTAAACGGCACTGACACTAATGCAGCAG ATGTTGCATTTGATTACATCGAGCAGGCTCTTTCCAAATTCAATGAAGGGCCTTTCTTTCTTGGTCAATTTAGTTTG GTTGATGTTGCATATGCTCCTTTCATAGAGAGATTTCGGCTTATCTTAAGTGATGTGATGAACGTCGATATTACATCTGGTCGGCCTAACCTTGCCCTTTGGATTCAG GAGATGAACAAAATCGAAGCTTACACCGAAACCCGTCAAGATCCACAAGAGCTTGTTGAAAGATACAAGAGACGAGTCCAAGCAGAAGCACGTCTCTAA
- a CDS encoding Ypt/Rab-GAP domain of gyp1p superfamily protein: MRSVAAAAAAAAAASKPSNPLVAFEHKRDAYGFPVRPQHVQRYREYADIYKEEEEERSDRWSSFLEDHVESTELPTNGSSENIHAPFSESEKEKEKELNKGPGEDLHTDKLGSDVTPDNASEEEGHPDAEKNVHRVQLWTEIRPSLRSIEDLMSIRVKKKGDLSKSEQEAPKVKISPSFDDAKSSKGASDIDSEDEFYDVERSDVQDGSSSDGTGVSGIPVAADASPLSTCPWKEELEVLIRGGVPMALRGELWQAFVGVRKRRCKDYYQNLLAADGSVNTIEQEDMQHVDDKGSSTESIAVVEKWKGQIEKDLPRTFPGHPALDDDGRNALRRLLTAYARHNPSVGYCQAMNFFAALLLLLMPEENAFWALIGLIDDYFNGYYSEEMIESQVDQLVLEELVRERFPKLVHHLDYLGVQVAWVTGPWFLSIFMNMLPWESVLRVWDVLLFEGTRVMLFRTALALMELYGPALVTTKDAGDAVTLLQSLTGSTFDSSQLVLTACMGYQNVHEIRLQELRSKHRPAVIAALEERSKGLQAWRDSKGLASKLYNFKQDPKSVLVDSKASLSNGSLSRSESGSSNADEVLVSLTGDGEVDSVQDLQAQVLWLKAELCKLLEEKRSALLRAEELEIALMEIVKEDNRRQLSAKVEQLEQEMAEVQRLLSDKQEQEGAMLQVLMRVEQEQKVTEDARIFAEQDAEAQRYAAQVLQEKYEEAVAALAEMEKRAVMAESMLEATLQYQSGQLKAQPSPRCVLFT, encoded by the exons ATGAGGAGCGTTGCCGCCGCCGccgctgctgctgctgctgcttctaAGCCTTCTAATCCTCTCGTCGCCTTTGAGCACAAGAG GGATGCATACGGATTTCCTGTCAGACCTCAACATGTGCAGAGATACAGAGAATATGCTGATATTTACAAG gaagaagaagaagaaaggtcgGACAGGTGGAGCAGTTTCTTGGAAGATCATGTTGAATCGACTGAGTTACCTACAAACGGATCTTCTGAAAATATTCACGCACCGTTTAGTGAAAgtgagaaggaaaaagaaaaagaattaaacaAGGGGCCTGGTGAAGATCTGCATACTGACAAGTTAGGTTCTGATGTAACTCCTGATAATGccagtgaagaagaaggacacCCCGATGCAGAGAAGAATGTTCACAGAGTGCAATTATGGACTGAGATCAGACCGTCTTTACGATCAATTGAAGACTTGATGAGCATCCGTGTCAAGAAGAAGGGGGATTTATCAAAAAGCGAGCAAGAGGCTCCGAAGGTGAAGATTTCACCTTCATTTGATGATGCCAAATCTTCCAAGGGAGCATCTGATATTGATTCTGAAGACGAGTTCTATGATGTTGAGAGGTCCGATGTTCAGGATGGTTCTTCTTCAGATGGTACAGGTGTCTCTGGTATCCCTGTTGCTGCTGATGCAAGTCCACTGTCTACATGTCCTTGGAAGGAAGAACTTGAAGTGCTGATTCGCGGCGGTGTACCTATGGCTCTGAGGGGAGAG TTATGGCAAGCATTCGTGGGCGTGAGGAAACGACGATGCAAGGATTATTATCAAAACCTTCTTGCAGCAGATGGTTCTGTAAACACCATAGAGCAAGAGGATATGCAGCATGTTGATGATAAAGGTTCAAGTACAGAATCTATTGCTGTTGTGGAAAAATGGAAAGGACAGATAGAAAAG GACTTACCTCGGACATTTCCTGGTCATCCTGCTCTAGATGATGATGGTAGAAATGCTCTACGGCGTTTGCTTACTGCTTATGCTAGGCATAATCCTTCTGTAGGATACTGTCAG GCTATGAATTTCTTTGCTGCGCTTTTATTGCTTTTGATGCCAGAAGAAAATGCCTTTTG GGCACTGATAGGACTCATTGATGACTACTTCAATGGTTATTATTCAGAAGAAATGATAGAGTCTCAG GTTGATCAACTAGTTCTGGAGGAGTTAGTTCGAGAAAGATTTCCTAAATTGG TTCATCATCTGGATTATCTTGGAGTGCAAGTGGCTTGGGTTACAGGGCCATGGTTTCTTTCCATCTTCATGAATATGCTTCCATGGGAAAGTG TTCTTAGAGTCTGGGATGTGCTTCTCTTTGAAGGAACTCGTGTTATGCTTTTCAGAACAGCACTCGCATTGATGGAACTATATG GTCCTGCATTAGTTACTACGAAGGATGCTGGAGACGCTGTTACTTTGCTACAATCACTGACTGGATCAACATTTGATAGCAGCCAGCTAGTTTTAACTGCTTGCATGGGTTACCAAAATGTACATGAAATTAGATTGCAAGAATTGCGAAGCAAGCATAGGCCAGCTGTGATCGCTGCACTTGAGGAAAGGTCAAAGGGGCTTCAAGCGTGGAGAGATTCTAAGGGACTTGCCtccaaattatataattttaagcAAGACCCAAAATCTGTTTTGGTGGATAGCAAAGCCTCATTGTCAAATGGGAGTTTGTCTCGATCTGAGTCAGGATCAAGTAATGCAGATGAAGTGTTGGTTAGCCTAACTGGGGATGGGGAGGTAGATTCTGTTCAAGATCTTCAAGCGCAG GTTCTGTGGTTGAAGGCTGAACTCTGCAAGTTGCTTGAGGAGAAACGATCAGCTCTACTTAG AGCTGAAGAATTGGAGATTGCTCTCATGGAGATAGTAAAGGAAGACAATCGGCGTCAATTGAGTGCCAAG GTCGAACAGTTAGAGCAAGAAATGGCCGAAGTTCAGAGACTCCTCTCTGATAAGCAGGAACAAGAAGGTGCAATGCTACAG GTCTTGATGCGGGTGGAGCAAGAACAGAAGGTAACAGAAGATGCACGAATATTTGCTGAGCAGGATGCAGAAGCGCAGAGATATGCTGCTCAAGTCTTGCAG GAAAAATACGAGGAAGCTGTTGCTGCACTGGCTGAAATGGAGAAGAGAGCAGTGATGGCAGAGTCCATGCTCGAGGCAACTTTGCAGTATCAATCTGGCCAACTCAAAGCACAACCTTCACCACGGTGTGTTCTTTTTACCTGA